A genomic window from Punica granatum isolate Tunisia-2019 chromosome 2, ASM765513v2, whole genome shotgun sequence includes:
- the LOC116197262 gene encoding uncharacterized protein LOC116197262 gives MSSMKLFLVLILATILNPGLATRSAAIFGTTTSWSNSRAKAAAYAPPAKQIPFIIYKLKDNSTSPGNSRFETEIGRTYGVQTLATASQYVVGTLYQGQMPHYGKDYSEVVVVIESFNQARIGQYPLAVASTVGNNIRLNSDYIQHFNGDVKYEFTGIMYHESTHVWQWNGNGMAPAGLINGIADYMRLKAGWPSVNWGNRGSGNRWDEGYDITAYFLEYCNAIKEGFVPELNGMMKDDYSDDFFVSILGKSVDELWLEYKLAYAIPSPSPAPAPTAMPPSPSY, from the coding sequence ATGTCTTCCATGAAGCTCTTCCTTGTTCTCATTCTTGCCACTATTCTCAATCCCGGCTTGGCAACTCGATCAGCAGCAATCTTCGGCACTACCACCAGTTGGAGCAATAGCAGAGCCAAAGCAGCTGCATATGCTCCTCCTGCCAAGCAGATCCCGTTTATCATATACAAACTCAAAGACAACTCGACAAGCCCCGGAAACAGCCGGTTCGAAACAGAAATCGGCCGCACCTACGGTGTGCAGACCCTGGCAACCGCCAGTCAGTATGTCGTGGGCACCCTGTATCAGGGACAGATGCCACACTATGGGAAGGACTACTCCGAGGTGGTAGTTGTCATTGAGAGCTTTAACCAGGCCAGGATCGGACAGTATCCTCTTGCAGTGGCCAGTACTGTGGGAAACAACATCCGCCTGAACTCCGATTACATCCAACACTTCAACGGAGACGTCAAATACGAATTCACTGGAATTATGTACCATGAGAGCACACACGTCTGGCAGTGGAACGGGAATGGAATGGCTCCGGCTGGGCTTATCAATGGCATAGCGGACTATATGAGGTTGAAGGCAGGTTGGCCCTCTGTGAACTGGGGGAATCGGGGCTCGGGTAACCGGTGGGATGAGGGTTATGATATCACAGCCTACTTCCTGGAATATTGCAATGCGATCAAAGAAGGATTTGTTCCAGAGCTGAATGGCATGATGAAGGATGACTACAGCGATGACTTCTTCGTGTCGATACTCGGGAAGAGTGTCGATGAACTATGGTTAGAGTACAAATTAGCCTATGCCATTCCGTCACCTTCACCTGCACCTGCACCCACCGCCATGCCACCATCCCCGTCGTACTAA